In the Paenibacillus sp. FSL R7-0337 genome, CTTCATTTGCTCGTTTAGCCAACATTTCCGGGATTCAGGTGCACTTGTGCTCTTCATTTGCTCGTTTAGCCAACATTTCCGGGATTCAGGTGCACTTGTGCTCTTCATTTGCTCGTTTAGCCAACATTTCCGGGATTCAGGTGCACTTGTGCTCTTCATTTGCTCGTTTAGCCAACATTGCCGGAATTCAGGTGCATTTGTGCTCCTCATTTGCTCGTTTAGCCAACATTGCCGGAATTCAGGTGCACTTGTGCTCTTCATTTGCTCGTTTAGCCAACATTTCCGGGATTCAGGTGCACTTGTGCTCTTCATTTGCTCGTTTAGCCAACATTGCTGGGATTCAGGTGCACTTGTGCTCCTCATTTGCTCGTTTAGCCAACATTGCCGGAATTCAGGTGCACTTGTGCTTTTCATCCTCCCACTTTCGGCTGCATCTGAGGGACTTATCCCTCTCATTTCCACCTCCAGCTCACTTTCAGCGCATTCAGAGGGATTTATCCCTCTCCTGCACAACAAAAAGACCACAGCAGCAGCAGGGCTCTCCGTGGTCGGTTAATCGATCATGGCGCTCATCCTCTCTCTTCGAGGCTTACGGGGTTAGCTGACGGATTCGGACAGCGAGATTGCCCTACCTCACCAGAGCCATAGTAGCACGCTGGCAAGGATTCACCCCGGGTACTCAGCAGCCCATCCTTAAGCCGCCTGCACCAGTTGGTTCCCCCGTTCCCGTTACGGAATTCAGCCATTTCAAGAACAGTGTCATTTCATTCGGTTGTTGATTGAATCTTACGCCTGCAGCCATTTAATGTAAAACCTCACAGATGACAAAAGAAGCCAAAATTGCTGTCCCTTCGCGAATGAAGGCGCATTCTTAAGCTCTGCTCTTATCCGCCCGGGAATTTGCTCGCGCTATCGTCTGTTTACACCAACATTACTCATCCTCTCACTTACTCACTTACTCACTTACTCACTTACTCACTTACTCACTTACTCACTTACTCACTTACTCACTTACTCGCCTACTCACCTACTCACCTACTCGCCTACTCACCTACTCACCTACTCGCCTACTCGCCTACTCCCCCATTTCTCATTATCCTCACAATGACTTCCACCTAACTCATCCCTCATCCCCCACCTTTTTTCTCCAGCTCATTATTACAAATTTAAAATATTCACATTTCCGCCACTCAATGCTCATTGTGCAATCTTTCCCTTTGAGCAATAATAGAACCTATAGATTCCATAGAGCTTATAGATCTTAGGGAAAGGAGGAACGTTGAAATTTGAATTCGAAACTGAATCTGCGGGACAAAAAAAAGGAAGCCACCTCCTACGCCTTAGCCGTAGCGGCTTTCGAGCTTGCGCTTGAGCATGGCATGGACGGCTTCATTGTCGACGATGTTGTTCAGAAGGCCGGGTATTCCCGGCGGACTTTTGCGAATTACTTCTCCTGTAAAGAAGAAGCAGTCGCTGCCTACTTCATTGGTATTATTGCTGTCCAAGAGAAAGAGAATAACCCGCTGGCTGCTCTGCCGCCGGATGCTACACCGCTCGATGCCCTGTACAATCTGCTGAAGCTGCAATTCACCTCGGAGTTCCTGCATAAGCTGCGGCAGTTCGTCTCCCTGGCAAATCAGTATCCGTCCCTGGAGCCTTACATTCTCAATGTCTTCCGGCATTTGCAGATCACCGCCCAGGAGACGCTGGAGCAGTTCACCCGTGGACGGTATGCCGATGGATATACCCACCTGCTGGTAGGTGCCGTCTATGGGGCCTTCGTGCCTATCTTGGACGGACGGCTGAATGTCATGCTGCCGGGCGAACAGCTGAGTGAAGGCTCCGATGCCATGCCGTTTGAACAATACCTGAATTCCATGTTTGCTTATTTACGCAACGGCTTCTAAATTCACAGATAAAGAGGAGAAACCATTACATGTCTACCTTTCTATACCGCTTAGGAAAATCGGCTTATGCCAAGCCTTGGGCCTTCATTGCAGTCTGGATCATTGTACTCGGAGTTGTAGGCACCCTGATTGGAGTCAACGGCATTCAATCCAGCTCCGAGATGAAAATTGAAGGCACAGAGTCGCAAAAAGTGCTGGATAAGCTGACAAAAGAGCTGCCCGCTGCAGCCGGCGGCCAGGCTAGTATTGCCTTCACTGTACCGGACGGGGAGCGCCTTGATACGCCTGAGCGTACAGCGCTGCTGCTGAAGGCTATTAATGATGTATACAACATGGAATATGTCATTAACCCTGCCGAACTGGCAGCACAAGCAGCGGCAGCCGCGGCCGGCCAAGCTGCCGCTGATCCTTCCGCTGCTGCGGGCCAAGCCGCTGCCGATCCTTCCGCCGCTGCGGGCCAAGCTGCCGCTGATCCTTCCGCCGCTGCGGGCCAAGCTGCCGCTGATCCTTCCGCCGCTGCGGGCCAAGCTGCCGCTGATCCTTCCGCCGCTGCGGGCCAAGCTGCCGCTGATCCTTCCGCCGCCGCTCAGGCAGCACCGTTCGGTCCGCTGATCGTTGACGGCATTCCGGTTCCCGGCGTGATGCTGTCGGCTAACGGCAGCATTGCCCTGTTCCAGTTCCAGTTCACTGTGCAGCAGACATCGCTGCCATCGGATGTACCGGATAACATCATCAATACTGTAACCGAAGTGGAACAGTCCGGTTCAGGAATTACAGCGATTCCAAGCGACTCGCTCAAAAGCATGCCGGCCATCGGCTCCACGGAAGCGATCGGCGTGGCCGTTGCTGCCGTCGTATTGTTCCTGACGCTGGGCTCAGTCGTAGCCGCAGGCCTGCCGCTGCTGACCGCGCTTCTCGGAGTCGGCATTAGCGTCGGAGGTGCCTTTGCCCTCGGCAGCCTGATCCAGATGAACGATATTACACCGGTTCTTGCCGTGATGATCGGTCTCGCCGTGGGGATCGACTACTCGCTGTTCATTGTGAACCGCCAGCGCCGTCTGATCCTGGATGAGAAATTAAGCGCAGCCGAAGCAGCCAGCCGTGCTCTGGGCACCGCAGGCAGTGCTGTATTCTTCGCGGGTCTGACCGTTATTATCGCCCTGTGCGGCATGCTCGTCATTGGCATCGGCTTCTTATCGACAATGGCACTTGTGGCTGCGGCCAGTGTTCTGATCAACGTCCTGCTGGCCTTATCCCTGCTGCCTGCGCTGCTCGGACTGGTCGGTGAACGGATCGTAACCGCCAAAGCCCGGACCAAGCACAGCACCGCAGCCAATAAATCACAGCACAGCTTCTCCCATCGCTGGGCGAATGCCACAGTGAAATACCGCTGGGCCATCATTGTACTCGTAGTGCTGGTGCTTGGCACAGCCGCAATTCCGGTGACCAAGATGGAGCTGGGTATTCCATCCGGCGCCTCGGCGAACCTGGATACTCCGGCCCGCCAGAGCTATGATGTCATCTCCAAAGGGTTCGGCGAAGGCTTCAACGGCCCGCTCCTGCTCGTAGCAGAGCCGAAGAATCCATCCGATACCCTCTCAATGCAGGTCGTAGGCAAGCTGGTGCAGGAGCTGCAAATGCATGATAATGTTACACTGGTGTCCCCGATGGGCTTGAATCCCACCGGTAAGCTCGCCATTATCAGCCTGATTCCGGCCACAGGCCCGACAGATCCCGCAACCAGAGATCTGGTGCAGGAGCTGCGCGATCCGAATTCCGCTCTGACCTCCGGGAACAATATTAATCTTGGCGTGACCGGCTTCACCGCCATCAATATTGATATGTCCTCGAAGCTGTCCGATGCCTTCCCGGTATACATCGGGATCATCGTGATCCTGTCGCTGATCATACTGCTACTGGTGTTCCGGTCGATTATCGTACCTATCAAAGCAACCGTCGGCTTCGTGTTAAGTATTATTGCCACCTTCGGCGTGACCACTGCCGTCTATCAATGGGGCTGGCTACATTCCCTATTCGGCTTTGATACCGGCGGCCCGCTGCTCAGCTTCATGCCGATCCTGGTCACAGGTATTCTATACGGGCTCGCCATGGATTATCAGGTCTTCCTGGTCAGCTCCATGCGTGAAGCTTATGTCCATGGCCGCCATGGCAAGGACAGTGTCATTCACGGCTATGATCTGGCCAGCCGGGTCGTACTGGCCGCAGGTGTGATCATGGTATCTGTCTTCGCAGGCTTCATCTTCGCCCCGGATGCGATGATTAAGCAGATCGGCTTCGCCCTGGCCTTTGGCATCCTGATCGATGCCTTCATCATCCGCATGACGCTCGTACCGGCCGTCATGGCCGTCTTCGGTGACAAAGCCTGGTGGCTGCCGAAATGGCTGGACCGCCTGCTGCCGAATCTCGATGTCGAAGGCGATAAGCTGATCGCCAAGCTGAATGCCGAGAGCGGACAAAACAAGTAGAAACGGCTTTGCCTTCCTAATAATGACGGTACCGTTTCAGCGAGAAATAGAAGGATAAATTATCGTGTAAAACATATAAATTCTTCTATTTGCACTAAATCTACCCGGAATAACGGACGGCACTCCAGCCGTTCTCCCGGTACAAATAGAGCCTGCGGCATCGTCCGCAGGCTCTATTTTGATATAATGGCTATAATTGAATTCAGATCCTAAGGAGGCATACCCATGAACATCATTGAACTGGAACTTGCGCAGAATCAGCAGGAAATCTCGCGCTTGCTGGAGGAACACAGCCGCCGCATGGACAGCAGCATTCCGCCCTATCAGCGCGAGGTGATCTCCCTCGCCGCCTACGAGAACGGCATCTTCGTTGGCGGGATTACCGGAGACCTCGTCTGGAATATTCTGAATGTGCACCTGCTTGCCGTTGACCCCGCCTACAGAGGCCATGGACTCGGCAAGGCCCTGCTGGAAGAGCTGGAGCACAGAGCCTCGTGGCGCGGCTGTAAGGTTAGCGAATTAACCACGATGAGCTGGCAGGCACCGTATTTTTATCAGAAGCAGGGGTATGAGATCTTCGGTGAAATCAAGGACTGCCCGAGTGAAGGCCAGACGAAATACTATCTCCAGAAACGCCTGAAGACCGGGTCCTCTCCTTCCTGAGAAGGCCCGGCGCTTCGCGCGTCAATTCTTATACTACGCTGAAAATAACATGCATCCCGGCAGCCGCTGCCTTCCTATAGAAGTCCAATAGTCCGCTAAACTCACTTTTCACCTGCTGCCTCAGCGCCTCCGCCACGCCCCCCATCTCCAGCTTGTCTAGGTCCACCTGCTGCATCGCCGTAATAATGCCCTCCAGCTCATCCTGCTCCGTGCAGGCGAAGAACCCATCCTCTTCCTCGACCTCGAACACATGGACGCCAACAACTGCTTCGCTTAACGGGTCACCATCTATAGGTTCACTCGCCGAAACCCCGGTTAGCGCAACATGCAGCTCCTCCCACAGCTTGTCGATATCGTAATGTTCACTTCCGCCTTCAATCAGCTTCTCCAACGTTCCCAACAGCTCCGCCCCGTCCATCTCCATCATCTGCTTCAGCGTATCCTCATTGACCATCACATATTGACCCAGCATTCCCATCTGTCATTCCTCCATAAGTGAAATAAAGGATTTCTAAAGTTCAAGTTGACATGCATCAATGGGTTGCAACTTCAGCACAAGTTTCTAATGCTTTTGAAAGTGATACATGCTCATTCTATTATAGAATAATTATAAAATAATGAAAAACGCTACTAAATGGTTTGTTTACTTATGTTGGTTCGGGGCTCTAGGAATTAATATACAACTATTAGTCGCTTAAATTTCAGTATGACAGCTAAAGAAAAAAATAATGGAAATAATAAGCGTTTGCGAGCTACGATGAGTCTATAATTAAAAACCTTTTGCTAGGCAAGGGGGTTAAGTAACTTAGGCCCTACAGGACTCGAACCTGTGACCTATCGGTTACAAACTTACCGCTCTAACCAATATAGAGGAAAGGGATAAACGCCTTAAACTCTGTTAGTGAATCATTGCTTTTATGGGGGTTTGGGAATATAAGATGAATTGGATTATAAAGAGTTAGTAACCAAATATGTGACTAATAAATCCTGGAGAAATCCATGGTATATTCACTATTCAGGGAACTCTAACCAACTGAGCCTGGGGAAAGGTTGATTTAGGTTGAAATTTAATCATTGAGTATCATTATCTTAGTGTTTTGACGACATACGTTTGATTCTATTTTAATAGTTCGTTTACTAATACATTAACAAACAATGTACAAGTTTCTCAGCAGCGAAAGATTAAACATACGCCAATACTGCATGTTCCCAAAAGTTTAGTTGAACAACTGTAGACACCTTAAGCTTAGGCGAACAGTATCGTTTAGGGACTTTAAGAGGACATAGTCACAAAAGGTCACATATAGCTGGTAACTGGCTGTATACTGCATTTTCTGAAGTTCCAAATAAACATGGCATATTCAGATGCTGTTTTATCCAGTGGAAAAGAACTTTAATTTCCCAGCGTTCCTTGTAGATTTCAGCAATCACATGAGCAACTCTTTTCTAAAATCTATCACGACCCACACAACTTCTCCCCGCTTATTTTCAAATTCTACGACCCTGTGGCGTTTAGCTAATTGACATTTACTCTGACCAATATAAAAAGTAGTATCACGTATAATATTAGTTCCTCCTTTTGCCGATCACTTCAGTTTCCGCTATTTCACTAATGGAGATTGTCTTTAAAGCAAATCACAAATGGACTAGCCATGGAGCACATATTGATCCCTACTAATTTCCCCATACGCCGGATTCTGTACAAAAGTGTAGTCACAATCTGCAAATGCTTCTCACAACAGAGCATCATTGCACTTCGCACCGGCTTCATCCACATGTATGGGCGAAAGCTCCCCATAAGAGAAGGCAACTAGAAATTAATACCCCCAATGGGTTAGCAGTAACAGAGTCTCTGTAATGCAGACGCCAAGCGCATAGAAGCTTATTTATGAGAAAATCGATGTTCATTTCCAGTCATTCTCTCTCATATGGAAGAGTAGAGGAAGATCTTATTTCTATATGAAAAGTAATATATCAAATATATTCATAGGCATTTATCTTCAGAAGCACACTTTATGTGACAATTAATAGAAGATAAATGGAAAAAGTTGTCTTTAATAAAAATATAGGGTGACATATTATTCAGGAAAATAATGGAGGTGATTGATACTAATTGCATATATGGATTCACAGTCGAATGCTGCTGTGTAGACAGAATAAGTTAGTATAAATTATTGAGAGGAGGTTTTATTATGAAAAAAATTAAATTATTCACATCCGTTCTTTTATGCGCTTCAATGGTTTTTCCATTTTCGGCGTATGCAAATTCTCTAACTCCTAAAGATGAGAACATTCAAATTGAAGGTAAAAAAATAGCAGATAAATATAATGTGGGTGATAAACTCTCTGAAACTGATCTGAAATTCATTCTTGATAATGGCTATTCGGTAGAAAGTACTGCTGCTAAGTCAGAATACTCAATAGCTTCAGCAGATAGTTGGAGTATATATGGTATGAAACGAAGTGGAGATAACTCAGTTGAGGGTGAAGTTGGAGGGAGTGTTACGGTTGATGTTGGATTAATATCAGTAAATGTATATGGAAATTTGTCAGCGAATAGAGTTCGTGGGGCTGTTACAAACACCGTAGCTCAATACAAGTTTGTAGCATACGGTTTATTATCAACGCAGTCTCCGTATGTTGGTAAAGTTGCAGACTGGACTCAGACAGCAAGTGGTAGTACATCAGCAAGCGTAGGCATTTCAAAACTCACATACGCAAATGTTTCTGTTTATATGATGTATCCCGAAGCTGTTTTTACTCATGCTGGTGGGATACTAAATGTAACTGGAACAGCGACAAAACAATAGTAATCTGAACAATTATTATATAAAGAGCTATGTCAGAACGAATTTTCTGACATAGCTACTTTATCTAAAGAAGGATGATTGCTTTGAGTAGAAAAATTTCACTAGTCGCTTTAACCTTTATATTTATGCTCTTTACTTTTGCCTGTAGTTCTACAAGTCGCAATAATGGACTTGTTGAATCACTCCAAGAAACTTATTTTGAAAATGATCAAGTAGCCGGATTTTTAAATACATTTACAAATCAAATTGATATTACTACGACATACTATTCTTTCGAAATCAATCAGTTTTTTGGAAATTTAATAAAGATAGATGAAGAAAAACTCAAGTTAGTAGTGTTGTCTAAAATATTATACATGACAGAAGAAAAAAATCTTACTAGGTCACTCGCAGAAGAAAAAAACACGATTTCTCTTGCAGAAGAATTAAAGGTTCAATTGGATAGTGATTTAAAAAATAAAATTAATAATTCCTTAGAAGAACATTTAAAAAACGAATTAAAGCAAACCCCTGAATCTGATCAAACAACAATAAATATTAATCATCAATATAAACTACAAATCCACTACAATTACTTATTCATTAACAAGATATTGAATATGAAAATATCTCCACCTATTATGAATCTTATTGAAGATAATTTAATAAAAGTTGAAAATAATTTAACACAAATAGAGCAAAAAAGTATGAAAGCCATCTATTATACTTATTTTATAAAAAAATGGCTGGAGATACCGATAAATGAGAAAGATATAGTTGAAAAGCTCAATCAGTTAAGACTTGCTGACGGCAGTTATCTCTTTCTACCAGTTAAAGAGCAGAAAAAGATAGAAATAAATGGCAGCGAATATGGAGATATTTTTTCTACAAGTTTTGCAAATGAAGTATTGATAGATATCAATGGAATTAATAATTCTAAGAGCACAGAGAAAACGCTAGAATTTATAGATAACTATCTTAAAAAAAATAATAAGTCCAATTACGAAAACTCTAATCTATATATTAATGATTTGTATGAAGTTATTCATTTAGCGAAGATAATGGAATATAATGAATAAAAAACTTAATCGCTGAGACGGAGTGAAAACTTTGGAAATAATATGGCCCAATCTCATATTATCTTTAATTATTTTAGGGATATTGGTGTTTTCAATCGTTAAAGCTGTCGGTGCATTATTAAGAAAGTTTAAGTTAAAAAATAATAAATAAAAAAGTCTGAAATATGAAGTGATCTTTCCTGGTATTTCACCGGAAGATCACTTCCCTTTTTTTTAAGCATTATGTAATAATCTTAATATTTGTGGCTGTGACCTCCTCCTCTTGCCTGCCAGTCCCGAAATCCTCTCCCTCCTCATGAATTTTCTTTTAAATTCCCGTTGAAGAAATCCAGCACAAGTTGATTCACAAATTCGTTACTTCAATTGGCCCAGGACAAAGCGATTATCTTCGTTTCATACTTTGCCCAGTTGCGTATCTACTGCTTTGAAATAATCGTTGCTTAAAATCTGGTAACTGTGCCCTCTGAAAATAGAGTTGCTGTTATACTGTAGGTATGAACTACAGCCGCTACATTATAACTATTTGTTTCCTGATTCTTTGTAAGCGAGGTAAGCAGCAGACTGGAGGTACCAAGGCCATGATTGATCAGGATCAGTGGATAAGATCTTCTGAGCACAGTGAGTGGCATTAGTAAAAGCCATCGTATGAATGTAACAGCAATAATCAAGGAAGAATGATGGAATTCCCAAGGATCCGGTAAAAACGGACATCTGTCAAGCAGTAGGGGGCCATCTGCTTACAGTTCTTGCCTGCGACCCGATACCAGACATAAACTATCAGCTCTCGTGAATCCCCCAGGCAGGTGTCAGAGATTCAGGCATCTGCTGTCGGTTGGATGAAGGGTCTGCATATTCAAACCATAGTTCATATACCCTCCCTCAATAAAATACAACTGCCCGCGCTCCACTCTCCTTACAGAATAGGTGACAGCAGCCGGGAAATCCCCTCTTTCAGCTTAATTACCAGCGAGCGCTGCGCATAACGCTCCACGGTCAGCTCAGAGCACAGCCTGACATCATTTAGGAAAATGTCCTGGAGCTGTTCGGCAATCGCCCGGTCATACACAATGGCATTGACCTCGAAGTTCAGCCGGAAGCTGCGTGAATCGATATTCATCGTCCCGACAGAGGCAACCTCCCCGTCTGCGACAATCGTTTTGGCGTGCAGGAAGCCGTTCTCGTAGAGCAGGATATTGGCCCCGTAATTCAGCAGATCCCCGGCATAGGCCCAGGTGGCCCAATATACGAACGGATGGTCAGGCTTGTTAGGGATCATGATCTGCAGATCCACCCCGGAGAGCAGGGCGATTTTGCAGGCATCCATGAAGCTTGTATCCGGTATGAAGTATGGGGTCTGGATATACACGCTCTCCTTGGCTGACAAAATCAGCTTAATATACATGTTCTTAAGATGCTCCGTCGACGAATTGGGGCCGCTGGTAATGATCTGGACCGGGCTTGTCCCTGTATGCTGCTCCATGTTGAAGACGAATTCCCCGTAATCCCCTCGCTCATGCTTCCCGGCCTGATGCCAGTCGAGGATGAATCTGCCCTGGATATGGCTGACCGCATTTCCGGTGATTCGAAGATGCGTGTCCCGCCAATAGCCGAACTTCTTAACCTGCCCCAGATACTCATCTCCCACATTGAACCCGCCTATATAGGCAATGCTTCCGTCAATAATGCACAGCTTGCGGTGATTCCTGTTGTTGATCCGGAAGTTCAGCGGCTTGATCAGGGACGGGAAGAACACTTCAACCTCGCCCCCTGCTGCAAGCAACTCTCTGAAAAAATGCCGCGAAATCCGCTTCGAGCCGACCTCGTCATATAGCAGCCGCACCTTCACGCCTTCCCGCGCCTTTCGGGTTAATTCATCCCTCAGCTGCTTGCCCAGAGCGTCCGGCTGAATGATGTAGTACTGAATATTGATTTCTGCGCGGGCTGAGCGGATATCCGCGAACAACGCGGCGAACTTCTGGTGGCCGTCACTGTAAATGACAATATCATTATCGTTAGATAACAAGCCGTGCGACGAGCGGATATTCATGTTGATGAGCTGGGCATAGTTCTGCAGCAGCTGCGACCTGTCATCCGCCCCTTCCGCAAAAGCTGCCAGCTGCTTGTCCGCTTCAGCCTGGACATATTCCTGCTCTTCGATGAAGAGCTTATAGAAATTCTTCTTTTTGAGATTGCGCCCGAAAAAGATATACAAGACAAATCCCAGTATCGGGATGAAAAACAGCACCATCAGCCAGGCCCAGGTATACCCGGCCTCCCTGCGCTCAATGAACAGAAAGCCCAGGGCCAGAATGATGTTAATGAGGGTGACGACTGTGGTTAGACTTGCAAACTCCATGCTCTTTCCCCTTTCCTCTCTGTCTCTCTCTGCTGCCTAAAAGTCCTCCAGCACCTTGGACCTGTCGCCATGAATCCTGTCCAGGTGCTCCTCTCCCCAGTAGCATAACAGATCCAGCGCGGGCTTCAGCCCCCAGCCGTAGGAAGTCAGCTCATACTCCACTCTGGGCGGAATCTCCTGGTAAATGGTCCGCGAGATAATCTCATCGCTCTCCAGACCCCTTAACTGGGCGGTCAGCACCTTCTGGGTTAAGCCGGGAATGAGCCGCAGCAGCTCGGAGGTGCGCTTCTGTCCGGTCATCAGATGGTAGATAATTAGCGGCTTCCACTTGCCGCCCATCACTTCGAGCGCTGCCTCCACGCCGACTCTATACTTTTTGGGAACGCTATCGCCACTCTGTTCAGTCATTGCTTCTGCCTCCGTTATGTAGGGTACCTCAATGTTCCTATGGAACATACACCTTCCTATAGAACAGCAAAGTGCGTACTTCCGCATTATTTTATTCCTGTATATAATAGCATCAGCCAAGGAACATGGCTACAAACCTGCTGTTAAGAAAGGTAGTGAAGATACCAGCATGAGCATATTAATCGTCGTATCACACCCGAGACAGGATTCCCTGACCTTCCAGGTCGCCCGCCGTTTCGCAGAGGGACTTACCGCAGCCGGACACGGCTATGAAATATTGGATTTGCATGGGATAGGGTTTGACCCTGTCCTGCAGGGAAGGGAAGAACTCCATATGACCGCAGGTGAACAGGAACAACCCTATTCACCTGAACTAGAGCGGGAAATGGAGCGGGT is a window encoding:
- a CDS encoding TetR/AcrR family transcriptional regulator — protein: MNSKLNLRDKKKEATSYALAVAAFELALEHGMDGFIVDDVVQKAGYSRRTFANYFSCKEEAVAAYFIGIIAVQEKENNPLAALPPDATPLDALYNLLKLQFTSEFLHKLRQFVSLANQYPSLEPYILNVFRHLQITAQETLEQFTRGRYADGYTHLLVGAVYGAFVPILDGRLNVMLPGEQLSEGSDAMPFEQYLNSMFAYLRNGF
- a CDS encoding MMPL family transporter translates to MSTFLYRLGKSAYAKPWAFIAVWIIVLGVVGTLIGVNGIQSSSEMKIEGTESQKVLDKLTKELPAAAGGQASIAFTVPDGERLDTPERTALLLKAINDVYNMEYVINPAELAAQAAAAAAGQAAADPSAAAGQAAADPSAAAGQAAADPSAAAGQAAADPSAAAGQAAADPSAAAGQAAADPSAAAQAAPFGPLIVDGIPVPGVMLSANGSIALFQFQFTVQQTSLPSDVPDNIINTVTEVEQSGSGITAIPSDSLKSMPAIGSTEAIGVAVAAVVLFLTLGSVVAAGLPLLTALLGVGISVGGAFALGSLIQMNDITPVLAVMIGLAVGIDYSLFIVNRQRRLILDEKLSAAEAASRALGTAGSAVFFAGLTVIIALCGMLVIGIGFLSTMALVAAASVLINVLLALSLLPALLGLVGERIVTAKARTKHSTAANKSQHSFSHRWANATVKYRWAIIVLVVLVLGTAAIPVTKMELGIPSGASANLDTPARQSYDVISKGFGEGFNGPLLLVAEPKNPSDTLSMQVVGKLVQELQMHDNVTLVSPMGLNPTGKLAIISLIPATGPTDPATRDLVQELRDPNSALTSGNNINLGVTGFTAINIDMSSKLSDAFPVYIGIIVILSLIILLLVFRSIIVPIKATVGFVLSIIATFGVTTAVYQWGWLHSLFGFDTGGPLLSFMPILVTGILYGLAMDYQVFLVSSMREAYVHGRHGKDSVIHGYDLASRVVLAAGVIMVSVFAGFIFAPDAMIKQIGFALAFGILIDAFIIRMTLVPAVMAVFGDKAWWLPKWLDRLLPNLDVEGDKLIAKLNAESGQNK
- a CDS encoding GNAT family N-acetyltransferase produces the protein MNIIELELAQNQQEISRLLEEHSRRMDSSIPPYQREVISLAAYENGIFVGGITGDLVWNILNVHLLAVDPAYRGHGLGKALLEELEHRASWRGCKVSELTTMSWQAPYFYQKQGYEIFGEIKDCPSEGQTKYYLQKRLKTGSSPS
- a CDS encoding DUF1877 family protein, which gives rise to MGMLGQYVMVNEDTLKQMMEMDGAELLGTLEKLIEGGSEHYDIDKLWEELHVALTGVSASEPIDGDPLSEAVVGVHVFEVEEEDGFFACTEQDELEGIITAMQQVDLDKLEMGGVAEALRQQVKSEFSGLLDFYRKAAAAGMHVIFSVV
- the cls gene encoding cardiolipin synthase, with translation MEFASLTTVVTLINIILALGFLFIERREAGYTWAWLMVLFFIPILGFVLYIFFGRNLKKKNFYKLFIEEQEYVQAEADKQLAAFAEGADDRSQLLQNYAQLINMNIRSSHGLLSNDNDIVIYSDGHQKFAALFADIRSARAEINIQYYIIQPDALGKQLRDELTRKAREGVKVRLLYDEVGSKRISRHFFRELLAAGGEVEVFFPSLIKPLNFRINNRNHRKLCIIDGSIAYIGGFNVGDEYLGQVKKFGYWRDTHLRITGNAVSHIQGRFILDWHQAGKHERGDYGEFVFNMEQHTGTSPVQIITSGPNSSTEHLKNMYIKLILSAKESVYIQTPYFIPDTSFMDACKIALLSGVDLQIMIPNKPDHPFVYWATWAYAGDLLNYGANILLYENGFLHAKTIVADGEVASVGTMNIDSRSFRLNFEVNAIVYDRAIAEQLQDIFLNDVRLCSELTVERYAQRSLVIKLKEGISRLLSPIL
- a CDS encoding helix-turn-helix domain-containing protein, yielding MTEQSGDSVPKKYRVGVEAALEVMGGKWKPLIIYHLMTGQKRTSELLRLIPGLTQKVLTAQLRGLESDEIISRTIYQEIPPRVEYELTSYGWGLKPALDLLCYWGEEHLDRIHGDRSKVLEDF